Part of the Chaetodon trifascialis isolate fChaTrf1 chromosome 1, fChaTrf1.hap1, whole genome shotgun sequence genome, tagTTATTAGGTATCTTCTTTAAACATGTGCTCACCTGCAGCCAGCGGCCTGACCTGCTTTAAACCCAAAGACTGGACTAGTTTTCCTGCCAGGAGGAAGATAGGTCTTTGGATCATTGTGAACTTGTTTCCTATGTCCAGCTTCTGCTGAGAGAAGGTGAAGGTCCCCAGTCCTGCCAGGTGGACCCCCTATTACAATACATCAGGCAGGCGGtctcagatagatagatagatagatagatagatagatagatagatagatagatagatagatagatagatagatagatagatagatagatagatagatagatagactaACCTTCTGTAAAGTCATCTGACGTTCAATGTAGGCGGATACTTCAGCCCAGATACTGTTAATATCTGAAAAGCACATGAAGTTTACTCACAGGGTTGGAGAGGTCATGAATGACACACACTTTATTATCGGAGTATACACAGAAAACTAACTACCATCAGCTGAATGAACAGTTAAacactgcaaaatgtttttccGACCGTTTTCAGAGAGCTGGGAGAGAGTCGGTAAAGACCCTCTGTCCGCGTCTGACACCAGCCGCAGTATGTCAGTCatctctgtaaaaaaaaaaaaaaaaatcctcgaAGGATGAAGTTTAGGAATCGTTTCTCTGAGTTGCTTTTTCCTGCTTGTCTGCAGCTGCCAGGGATCAAGAGGACAAGTCCTCCGCCGCGCACCGATCCGGGTCTGCAGAGCGCGGTGGTGGTGCGTCGGAATGACTCTGTCTCTACAACAAAACAGGTTTTCAGTTCAAGTTTCATCGGGTTGTTGCCACCGTTTCATCGAAGAACACAAAGCTGTGGGTCATGGAGGCCAGGGGAAATCATACTGTGCAGCGGGTGAAGTCAGCACTGAAGTATTAGACATAGTACTGAATAgtattgtgttgtgttgtattttattgtattagACATGATAGAAACAGCCATGCTCTCCTACAAGTGCCACCATGTCTGTTGTTGACGGTAAAGTGGATTATTTATTAATCAGTATGAAGGTGTGGGCAGTAGGGAAAGTACATGAACTCACTGAGGTCAGTGTACAGGTGAGGTGTTTGTACTAGATAATCCACTGAGCGGAAATACAGCATATGTAAGGAAGGCATCTTTGCTGTGGaaactccactgattttacacacaaagGTCATGTTATAAGGGGAAGCACCACCCAGTCTGGGTGAGCAGTTGCATGTCTGCTGCTAGTCAAGTctatgaaaatatttaaaaaagcccaaaacataatGAGGTCATCAGTGATGCTATGGGCGGCATTATGGGAAGCAGGGATCCCGTGTTTGTTGGAGCCTGACTCATACTTTACTGACTCATAAACTACTTTGAACTAAGCGTAAGGACATGTCACCACTCTGGAAGGTGAGGGATAAAGGTTTGAGGAGGAGCATTAAAGGAGTCTCTTGAGACACAGCTGTAGCCTTCAGCTATACATCTGTATCTGTGTTGCTGTCAAGTATGCATTTCAAGCCAATTTTGAGGTACATATTTCCAGTTTATGCTTCTTCTTTTCTACTCCACCTGATTTCAGAGGTTAATATTTACTTTTGTATTTCCAGCAACTGCCAAACATCCCCATATGAAGCATTAAGACAGCAAATATCACGATTAAGAGTCTTTGTTAATAAGGGTGACACAAACATCCCTCCTATCATAggcattatttatttttggggTAGATTGCCTTCGTATGAATGCTTGATaaacacatggctcaaggaaAGTATGTCAGCTCTAAATATATATGGGAAATGTGTATCTAGGCTATTTAAACTGTATACTCATTAAACCATAGAgtgatttcaaatgtttttctttcttcttctctttcagtttcagtttgctAATTTAACCTTTGCAGTTCTGAAGAACTGCACCAGCTGGTTATATAAGGCAGTCAAAAGAAGTCACAGTGACTCGGCCAGATCCCTGATGAGGAGGCGTTATCAGGATGACGGTGAAAATATTTCAGgctcttctgcttctcctcctgacATTACAGACAGGTAAGAGAATTGTAACTTCATTACAGTATCTAACAATTAGTCAGGTTGAATAATCTAAATTTTTGGTTGTCACAGGAGAATCTGGACTATACATGATGTTTATTAAAAATTCAGAGTGAGGATAATCATCACATAATCTAGTTTCATTATGTGACGTCACATGTGACGTTAATAAATATTCAGAAAGTAATTATCACAGTGCTCAACGTAAGTGCATTTTTGAGGTATGTTTTACTTCTGGTTTGGGTCTATGTGTCTTTAACTTCAACTGCGCTACCTGTCGGAGGGAAATATTGGACTTTTGCTCCTTTGTACTTATTTTATAGGTGTAGTCAGTTACTTTTTAGATCAAGATAATCAGAAACAGAGctgataaaataaaacatatagtTAAAAATTAATCTCAGTCGTTCTTAACCTTCCGACTCGGGGGCCCCTGGTCACATTTCTATGAGTTGTTTGCTTTCCTTCCAAACAGACTTTGCCTACAGTAATCTTCCCAGATTGTTAATAAATTATCCTGACCCACAATTATTGCAtatttgacaaaaaacaaaaacaaagaacagattTATGTAGCTGTTTTTTCTAACCCTCATTGAACATCTCGCAACCCCTCTGAGTTTTCCTGTGACCCCTTGGTAGAGGTCCTGAGTTATATACCTTctataaagtagttaaaactgGCTCAACCTGGACCTGCTCCTTCAGTTTACGCTTTCTGACACATTGTTGTATCAGTATCAACAGGTTAGTAATCACTGATGGAGCCAGCTGTCTGCATACTTTAACATTTTGCTGTTCATATTCTTGTAATTTGATAGGAGTTTGAGCCTATAATAGAGTAATAAAACATTGATTTATTCATGGtacttttctctgaaaacactgatttcatCTCCTTCAGGGAACTTTGATCAGTCCTGTCAGTCAGAGACGACTAACCACAGATGATAAGAAGCTCATCATCTCATAATGGTCAAATTTCTATTAGATCAATAAATTAGTTTACTTACTAAATAACTGTAGGCCTCATTGTGCCTacttgtttgaaaatgacatagatattttattattaattattaaaagGATCTTTAGAAGTCTTCAATGTGACACTGAGGAGACCCTGtttacttgagtaaaggatctgaacacTTTATCCACCACCCTAAGTCAGTTCTTATGATACTAATGTAATAATATTTCACCTAAAGATGACTGACAATAGCGTCCATGTTGGTGAAACAAGGCTCTATAAAGAAAGACCAGGCATTAAAACATCTTTAGGAACATTTCTTGTGGTCTTTGAATCCTTCTTCATCAGCTGAAGTCTACAGTGACTGGTTGTTCTCATGACTTTGGGctcaagctaaaaaaaaaaaaaaaaggtggtcATCAAAGAAGTCATCAACAAACTCTTGTAATGACAATTCAAACTAATTCACAAAATAtccctgctagaaaaaccagcatagaccagcaaagctagccaccagcaaaaccagcatgggGTATGCTGGTTATACCAGCAATaccagcatatgttgtgttttgatgctggtgaccagcatcCCGTGCGGGTtatgctggtcaccagcatccCGTACTGGTTATGATGGTCCAGCATCCcgtgctggttatgctggttcACCAGCATCACTAGCAACAACATGCTGGTCCACCAGCGTTATTAGCAACACCATGCTGGTGTACCAACATAACTTTGTTGACTCACCAGCTAAATCAGCATCAatccagcataaaccagcatagaccagcatggaaatgatgctggtctatgctggtttttctagcagggaTCAACGATCCTGCATTGTGAAATTGCCGTGTGGTTATGAGACATGTCAAATAGCATGAACAAAGCAGTGATTTGTCAGCGTACTTCCACCGCAAGTTGATCAAAGCCATTTACATGGAAATCACAAGACCATTAGACACCAAGACACACTGGGATGTGGTCATTGTGTCTCATAATACTTACATCATCCAAGCTCATGGCATTACATCACTAAGAGTAACTCTACTAAATACTGTTTGTATTATGGTACTCTATTACCacagagttaaatgagaagattgacaccaccTTCATGTttatatgaagctgcagccaggacACCATTAGCTTAGTTGGCTCTGTCCAACGGTAATAAAATTCACctagcagcacctctaaaacttgCTCAACACATGACCATGCATGTTTCTTAGGGTTGCCTGACAGCTTTCACGTTGACAAGATTTCAGGAAGTTCCTGTCCTTGGCCAAGAATTAGTCTGCTTCTAGTCTttcagctaagctaagctaagctaagctaactagctgttGACTGTAGTTTCTTCTTTACTTTACTGGTAAGCACATACATCACAGATGTCTAACTATTCATTTACAAGACATCTTATACATTCAGAATTGAAGCAGTTTTCTGGTTGGTTGACAGCAGTAAATTGTCCATTATATATTTGATTAGAAGACTGACTAGCGACATTTCAGCTACCTTCAGAGTACAGGTATATAATAATGATTGTTTTGATGTTATAGCTTTACTCAGCAATATGAACTAAAATGTGTGATACATTCACAGGTCTGTGTCTTCGGAGACCCAGAGAGATATTTGTCAAGGCAGGTGAGCTGGTGGCGCTGCAGTGCCCTCATTACAGAGGGTATAATCACCGTGATGCCAAGCTGATCTGGACCAGTCACACCTCCCAGGAGATGGACCTGAGCAACACCACATCGCCTGTGGAGCAGAGTCAGATGGCCATGCTGCTTCATGGGAGAAGCCTTGTGattctcagtgtttctgtgaacCATCAGGGAAATTACTCATGCTCTCTGGGGTAAAGTGCAAACATTGATAAACAGCATTCCTGTATTACAAGGGAGCgtaacagaaaacagagaggctTTCGTTTCTGAGTCTGACACTGAACAGTACTATCAAAGTGTCATAAACAGGCATGTAGTGCCTAACTATAATTATGAGATTTTACATTTCCATTAGTATCTTAATGAATACAAAGTTCAGACAGCATCCGAGCTTAAAGCGCTTTTTGTCTTGTGATTCTTCACGTTACTTTTGATGACTCATCTTATCAAACATCAGTCTGCAGTAACATCAACACTGTCAATGAGCACCAGCATTTATCCTCGGACCGAAACATTATACTTGTTGCTTACCATGAAGGGGAGCTATGAATTTAAGGataaacaaaactgaaagtCGACagacatgctagcagctctgttaCGGTACTACTATGGTTCTACTACGgttctttgagctaaatgcaaacatgctaacaatAGCAGCGCTAAGCTGCgaatgtttagcaggtaataGTTACCAAGctcatcatcttagtttagcttgttagcgtGCATTTGCTAAGCACTGAACTCAAAGAACAACTGAGGTTAAATTATTTTTGCAGGGGTTTGGTCAAAAACCAAATTATCTAACAAAGTCATTTGGATTCATcttctgggaaccatgaatgtctttaTAGAATCTGTGGACCAGCTGACATTGCTATCCCTACAGCAAGTGTAGTTTAACAGAGCTCTTATCCAGagccttttctctccatccagaTACGTTTGGAGCAATTTGGTTCTGTGCAGCATGAAACCTAATCAGTAATAAATCAAATGCCATTGGGGTCTGTTGTGATGTGGTGATGGCAGACATCTGCAGGTCTTGCGAAACAATCCGGATGTAGAAATAGCAGCCAGATCCTCAAAGCGGTCTCCATTTTCACATTCAGAGCCTCTGCAAAACGTTTAAATGTTAAAACTTGATACCATCTTCTTCTTTGATGGTGTGACAGGAATCACAGCAGACAGTTCTGGTTCAGGCTGACGGTGTACAAGACACAGACCAGAGAGTATGAAGACAGGAGCACATACTCTGCGATTTGTTACACACAAGAGTCCTGCACACTGAACTGCCCTGATGTAAATGTACCTGCTGTAAATATCCCCAATATTACCAGGAACGGCATTATATGGCACAAGGTATGTAAACATTACAGATTTATGGGTGTGAATGAGATTTGATTGTGAAATAAGAAGCTGCACGATGCATCTACaccatttgtttttacattatttctGTTTGACAAAGTGTGCTGTAATTTTCCCACATTTAAGACTGGTTTTCATTCTCTTCATGCTTAGAAATTCTCCTTCATTTCCCATCTTATAGGAGAATGAGTCATTGCCAAAAGCTGACTACTTCTCAAGTGTGGAGGAGAATGACCAGGGTGTCTACACCTGTACCAGATCTTACCTGTATGACGGTCAAATATATAACAAGACTTTCATAGTGAAGCTTGATGTCCAACAAAAGAGTAAGAAACACTTTTTGGATATGTTCATCTTCACCGAAGTTCAAGATGTAAAgaattttcttctttgtgttgcGCAGGACAATCGGAGAAATCTGCAGCGATCATTTCACCGCGCATGAATGATGTGTTTCACGTAGATTTGGGTGAGCTTCAGTCTTGCAGCGTGGACACACATGAGCATTTACTGCCTCTCTAAATCACCACTTTAACTCTTGCCTAAACTCTGCTTCTTCCAGGCTCAACGGTGGTGATTGACTGTAAAGCTGTTCTGTCCTCAGACTTCGATGAGGTGTTCTGGTTAAGTGGAGACTCATTTGtggagagaaacagcagcttaCCAGTTTTCTACAATTATACACAGTAAACATTTGACACAGATACACCAGCTCTTACAACATAGTGTAAGAGATGCTGCAAATGTTAACACACATAAAATGACTCGTCTTTCTTCATGCTACTCCATTATTCCCTTTCGTTTCCTTTCCAGTGAATATGATAGTGAAGAGACAAAGATGACAGCGTCTTTAGTCTTCAAAAAGGTGTCAGAAGATGATCTATCAAAAAAATACACCTGTAAACTGGACAGCGACAGCATACCCTCAAGCTCTGTCACCATCACCTTGGCGCA contains:
- the LOC139333289 gene encoding interleukin-18 receptor 1-like, yielding MTVKIFQALLLLLLTLQTGLCLRRPREIFVKAGELVALQCPHYRGYNHRDAKLIWTSHTSQEMDLSNTTSPVEQSQMAMLLHGRSLVILSVSVNHQGNYSCSLGNHSRQFWFRLTVYKTQTREYEDRSTYSAICYTQESCTLNCPDVNVPAVNIPNITRNGIIWHKENESLPKADYFSSVEENDQGVYTCTRSYLYDGQIYNKTFIVKLDVQQKRQSEKSAAIISPRMNDVFHVDLGSTVVIDCKAVLSSDFDEVFWLSGDSFVERNSSLPVFYNYTHEYDSEETKMTASLVFKKVSEDDLSKKYTCKLDSDSIPSSSVTITLAQKVAVHAKLKMDIALLLRDTLACYCSTSDGKSYDAFLMCYKSDTDAGLKEEDRKWLESVLEERLGYSLCLYDRDVLPGKAVAEAVLDCIEQSRTVLLVPTSPDPDPGSGLLSVIHAALVKRQTRLVFIKTETTEASRSGSLPEALQLLSEAGDCVTWKGTRSMSPSSSFWKQLRYHLPAPQRAPKISLLPQTAT